A genome region from Coprococcus phoceensis includes the following:
- the mutL gene encoding DNA mismatch repair endonuclease MutL: MVNIQVLDQITIDKIAAGEVIERPASIIKELVENAIDAGASAVTVEIKEGGISFIRITDNGCGIPKGEVPLAFLRHSTSKIRSVDDLSTVASLGFRGEALSSIAAIAQVELITKTKDEVTGTRYRIEGGAEKSIEDTGAPDGTTFLVHQIFYNTPARRKFLKTPMTEASHVSELMTRLALSHPEVSIQFINNGQEKLHTSGNGKLKDIIYHVFGRDIANNLLETNERIDGIQVQGFIGKPIISRGNRNYENYFINGRYVKSNIIAKAIEDAYKDFTMQHKYPFTALHFTMDGTDLDVNVHPTKMELRFSNQQGVYNFIYNALKQTLSEPELIPRVELPEAKEVPVKAEKIVERKQEQPMTPVREERKTPVIEEEKNLDYFMKKMRERVTAYHQQVTKVKPTPAPSVVQENVNYEALPASQVAAVKQPVPEQRTVAKEPMPEQAVAPREQKSVVTEKQLDFFEEKLLTKKAAQEYKIIGQLFETYWLVEFHEQLYIIDQHAAHERVLYEKTLRGMKDREFTSQYLSPPIILNLSMQEEEALNTHMDIFTNIGFEIEPFGGDSYAIRAVPDNLFSIAKRELFTEMLDQLVDGIHSSLAPDIVAEKVASMSCKAAVKGNSRLSAAEVETLIGELLELENPYHCPHGRPTIIAMTKRELEKKFKRIV; encoded by the coding sequence ATGGTAAATATTCAAGTTTTAGATCAAATTACAATCGATAAAATTGCAGCGGGAGAGGTAATTGAGCGTCCTGCTTCTATTATAAAAGAGTTGGTAGAAAACGCTATTGATGCAGGGGCAAGTGCGGTCACTGTGGAGATTAAAGAGGGTGGCATTTCTTTTATACGCATTACAGACAATGGATGCGGTATTCCAAAAGGAGAAGTTCCGCTTGCGTTTTTGCGTCATTCTACCAGCAAAATCCGCTCTGTAGACGATCTGAGCACGGTGGCTTCACTTGGATTCCGAGGAGAGGCGCTGTCAAGTATTGCTGCGATCGCACAGGTAGAACTGATTACAAAGACAAAAGATGAAGTTACCGGTACCCGTTATCGGATTGAGGGCGGCGCAGAAAAATCTATAGAAGACACGGGTGCACCGGATGGAACGACTTTTCTTGTACATCAGATTTTTTATAATACACCTGCAAGAAGAAAATTTTTAAAAACTCCGATGACGGAGGCAAGTCATGTCAGTGAACTGATGACAAGACTTGCATTGTCTCATCCGGAGGTATCTATACAATTCATCAACAATGGTCAGGAAAAACTGCACACTTCCGGAAACGGGAAATTAAAAGATATTATTTATCATGTATTTGGGCGGGATATTGCCAATAATCTATTGGAAACCAACGAAAGGATTGACGGAATACAGGTACAGGGATTCATCGGAAAACCGATCATCTCCCGCGGGAATCGAAATTACGAGAACTATTTTATCAACGGACGTTATGTCAAAAGCAACATCATTGCAAAGGCAATCGAAGATGCTTATAAAGATTTTACGATGCAGCACAAGTATCCGTTTACGGCGTTGCACTTTACAATGGACGGAACCGACTTGGATGTCAATGTGCATCCGACGAAGATGGAACTTCGTTTCAGCAATCAGCAGGGCGTGTACAATTTTATCTACAATGCTCTGAAGCAGACATTAAGTGAACCGGAACTGATTCCAAGAGTGGAGCTTCCTGAGGCAAAAGAAGTTCCTGTGAAAGCAGAAAAAATTGTCGAGCGAAAACAAGAACAACCAATGACGCCAGTCAGAGAAGAAAGAAAAACACCGGTTATAGAGGAAGAAAAAAATCTGGATTATTTTATGAAAAAAATGCGGGAGAGGGTAACAGCATACCATCAGCAAGTGACGAAAGTAAAACCAACTCCTGCGCCATCAGTCGTTCAAGAAAACGTGAACTATGAAGCTTTGCCTGCAAGCCAAGTGGCAGCTGTAAAACAACCGGTGCCTGAACAGCGGACAGTTGCAAAAGAACCAATGCCTGAACAGGCGGTTGCGCCAAGAGAGCAGAAGTCGGTTGTAACAGAAAAGCAGTTGGATTTCTTCGAGGAGAAGCTGCTTACAAAAAAAGCAGCACAGGAATACAAGATTATCGGACAGCTATTTGAGACTTACTGGCTTGTGGAGTTTCATGAACAGCTTTATATCATTGACCAACATGCAGCCCATGAACGCGTGTTGTATGAAAAGACGCTTCGCGGCATGAAAGACAGGGAGTTTACTTCTCAATATTTAAGTCCGCCTATCATCCTGAATCTTTCCATGCAGGAGGAAGAAGCGCTGAATACACATATGGATATTTTTACAAATATTGGATTTGAGATTGAGCCGTTTGGTGGAGATTCATACGCAATTCGAGCGGTTCCTGACAATCTGTTCAGCATTGCAAAAAGAGAATTGTTTACAGAGATGCTGGACCAGCTTGTCGACGGAATTCATTCGTCTCTTGCACCGGATATTGTTGCTGAAAAAGTTGCATCGATGTCCTGTAAGGCAGCAGTGAAAGGAAATTCCCGTCTATCTGCCGCTGAGGTAGAAACTTTGATCGGCGAACTTTTGGAGCTTGAAAATCCATATCACTGTCCGCATGGAAGACCGACGATTATCGCCATGACAAAACGAGAACTGGAAAAGAAATTCAAAAGAATTGTGTAG
- a CDS encoding methionine gamma-lyase family protein: MFEMTEMYRELGISEKVYQFGKEIEKSLEDRFDQIDKVTEFNQLKVIRAMQESRVNEACFNYASGYGYNDQGRDTLEEVYAKTFHTESALVRPQITCGTHALALALSANLRPGDELLSPVGKPYDTLEEVIGIRKSKGSLSEYGITYRQVDLLEDGTFDYENIKKAIHEKTKLITIQRSKGYQTRPSFSVAQIGQLISFVKKIKPDVICMVDNCYGEFVETIEPSDVGADLIVGSLIKNPGGGLAPIGGYIAGKEEYIENCAYRLTSPGLGKEVGASLGVMQSFYQGFFLAPTVVGSALKGAIFAANIYEKLGFSVIPNSTESRHDIIQAVELGTPEGVIAFCQGIQAAAPVDSYVSPEPWAMPGYDSDVIMAAGAFVQGSSIELSADGPIKPPYAVYFQGGLTWPHAKLGILMSLEHLVRKGIVQL, encoded by the coding sequence ATGTTTGAAATGACAGAGATGTATAGAGAGCTTGGAATCTCAGAAAAAGTATATCAGTTTGGAAAAGAAATAGAAAAGTCACTGGAAGATCGTTTTGATCAGATTGACAAGGTGACAGAATTTAATCAATTGAAAGTGATTCGCGCGATGCAGGAAAGTCGTGTCAATGAAGCCTGCTTTAATTATGCAAGCGGATACGGATACAATGATCAGGGACGTGACACGCTGGAAGAAGTTTATGCAAAAACATTTCACACAGAATCTGCTTTGGTACGTCCGCAGATTACCTGTGGGACACATGCACTTGCACTTGCACTGAGCGCCAATCTAAGACCGGGAGATGAATTGCTCTCTCCTGTTGGAAAACCGTATGACACACTGGAGGAAGTAATTGGGATTCGCAAATCAAAGGGTTCTCTTTCGGAATATGGAATCACATACCGACAGGTAGATCTGTTAGAGGATGGCACATTTGACTATGAAAATATCAAAAAAGCAATTCATGAGAAAACAAAACTGATCACAATTCAGAGATCGAAAGGATATCAGACACGTCCAAGCTTTTCCGTTGCACAGATTGGACAATTGATCTCATTTGTGAAGAAGATTAAACCAGATGTAATCTGTATGGTCGACAACTGTTATGGAGAGTTTGTGGAGACAATCGAGCCAAGTGATGTGGGGGCAGATTTGATTGTCGGATCACTTATCAAAAATCCAGGTGGCGGACTGGCGCCGATTGGCGGTTACATAGCCGGTAAAGAGGAATACATTGAAAACTGTGCTTATCGTTTGACGTCGCCGGGACTTGGAAAAGAAGTAGGGGCTTCACTTGGGGTGATGCAGTCTTTTTATCAGGGATTTTTCCTTGCACCAACGGTTGTCGGAAGCGCATTAAAAGGCGCCATTTTTGCGGCAAACATCTACGAAAAACTTGGCTTTTCTGTGATTCCAAACAGCACAGAAAGCAGGCATGACATTATACAGGCAGTGGAACTTGGCACACCGGAAGGTGTTATCGCATTCTGTCAGGGAATTCAGGCTGCCGCACCGGTTGACAGCTATGTATCACCGGAACCTTGGGCAATGCCTGGATATGACAGTGATGTGATCATGGCTGCCGGAGCATTTGTACAAGGTTCATCTATTGAACTAAGTGCCGACGGACCGATCAAACCTCCATATGCAGTTTATTTTCAGGGAGGACTTACCTGGCCGCACGCAAAACTTGGGATTCTCATGTCTTTGGAACATTTAGTGAGAAAAGGAATCGTACAGTTATGA
- the miaA gene encoding tRNA (adenosine(37)-N6)-dimethylallyltransferase MiaA — protein MKKPIIILTGPTAVGKTKASIELAKKIGGEIISADSMQVYKYMDIGSAKIRSEEMQGVPHYLIDELEPDEEFHVVRFQEMAKQAMEKIYANGHIPIVVGGTGFYIQALLYDIDFTESNEDSSYREELERLAKEKGAQYLHEELRKVDEKSAETIHANNVKRVIRALEFFKQTGQKISEHNETERTKESPYDFCYFVLTDDRKLLYDRINLRVDQMVQDGLLEEVQSLKERGYTKDMVSMQGLGYKEILDYLDGDCTLEETIYILKRDTRHFAKRQLTWFRRERDVIWIDKSQYDHNEAKVVDMMITKIQERIPYICLK, from the coding sequence ATGAAGAAACCAATTATTATTTTAACAGGACCGACGGCAGTCGGCAAAACAAAAGCGTCTATCGAGCTTGCAAAGAAAATCGGTGGGGAGATCATTTCAGCCGATTCCATGCAAGTTTACAAATATATGGACATCGGTTCCGCCAAGATCCGCTCAGAAGAGATGCAGGGAGTACCTCATTATTTGATTGATGAGCTAGAACCGGATGAAGAATTTCATGTAGTGCGTTTTCAGGAGATGGCAAAACAGGCAATGGAAAAGATTTACGCAAATGGACATATTCCAATTGTGGTAGGTGGAACCGGATTTTACATTCAGGCATTACTCTATGACATTGACTTTACAGAAAGCAATGAAGACTCTTCTTACCGAGAAGAATTAGAACGGCTTGCAAAAGAAAAAGGTGCCCAATATCTCCATGAAGAACTTCGAAAGGTGGATGAAAAATCTGCTGAAACGATTCATGCAAACAATGTAAAACGTGTTATTCGGGCATTGGAGTTTTTCAAGCAGACCGGACAGAAAATCTCCGAGCATAATGAGACAGAACGTACAAAGGAGTCACCTTATGATTTCTGCTACTTCGTTTTGACAGATGATCGAAAACTTTTGTATGACCGCATCAATCTGCGTGTGGATCAGATGGTGCAGGATGGATTATTGGAGGAAGTTCAGTCGTTAAAAGAACGGGGATATACAAAAGATATGGTCTCCATGCAAGGACTTGGTTATAAAGAGATTTTGGACTATCTTGACGGCGATTGCACGCTTGAGGAAACAATCTATATTTTAAAACGAGACACACGGCATTTTGCAAAGAGGCAGCTCACTTGGTTTCGAAGAGAACGTGATGTGATCTGGATCGATAAAAGTCAATATGATCATAATGAAGCCAAAGTTGTAGATATGATGATTACGAAAATACAAGAAAGGATACCTTATATATGTTTGAAATGA
- a CDS encoding DUF896 domain-containing protein: MTDEKIQRINELYKKSKTVGLTDAEKKEQKVLRREFVDSFKRNLRGQLDNISIQELDGSITNLGEKYGNKKGH, from the coding sequence ATGACAGACGAAAAAATTCAGCGAATTAATGAACTATATAAAAAATCCAAAACAGTCGGACTGACCGATGCAGAAAAAAAAGAGCAGAAAGTGTTAAGAAGAGAATTTGTTGATTCTTTCAAGCGAAATCTGCGGGGACAGTTAGATAATATCTCTATCCAGGAATTGGACGGTTCGATTACAAATCTTGGTGAGAAATATGGAAACAAAAAGGGACATTAG
- a CDS encoding putative ABC transporter permease encodes MKKLSEYLFLWTLGGTLYYTFEMIFRGFSHWSMFLLGGFCLLFFGVQGMAVKWSDPLWMQVLRCTIFVTAGEFITGIIVNKWLGWAVWDYSDQPFQLFGQICLPFTIIFSGLCALGIFLSGYLLYWIYGEEKPKYHVL; translated from the coding sequence ATGAAAAAACTCAGTGAATATTTATTTTTATGGACGCTTGGAGGGACCCTTTACTACACGTTTGAGATGATTTTTCGCGGTTTTTCGCATTGGTCTATGTTTTTGCTTGGAGGATTTTGTCTGTTGTTTTTTGGAGTACAGGGGATGGCAGTAAAATGGAGTGATCCACTTTGGATGCAGGTACTTCGGTGCACGATATTCGTGACTGCCGGAGAGTTTATCACAGGAATAATCGTCAATAAATGGTTGGGCTGGGCTGTCTGGGATTACAGTGATCAGCCATTTCAGCTGTTCGGTCAAATCTGTCTTCCGTTTACAATTATTTTCTCCGGGCTGTGCGCACTTGGGATTTTTTTGAGCGGTTATCTGCTGTATTGGATTTATGGAGAGGAGAAACCGAAATATCATGTGCTCTAG
- a CDS encoding 5-formyltetrahydrofolate cyclo-ligase: METKRDIRARILEKRTHMTQEEWEFKSDLIVKRLMEHPFFVEAREIYCYMDYRREVGTRRIIEKAWELNKKTAVPKVCGDDMEFYYVQRFDELEKGYSGIWEPVTKKKAKGDSVLVLLPGSAFDRNRNRIGYGKGFYDKYLIKHQQYRTLALAFEFQVVDSIPTDSYDIRPDGIITEETYYV; the protein is encoded by the coding sequence ATGGAAACAAAAAGGGACATTAGAGCACGCATTTTAGAAAAACGAACGCATATGACGCAGGAAGAATGGGAGTTCAAAAGCGATCTCATTGTGAAACGTTTGATGGAACACCCATTCTTTGTGGAAGCAAGAGAGATTTATTGCTACATGGATTACCGTCGTGAAGTCGGTACTCGCCGTATCATAGAAAAAGCATGGGAACTGAACAAAAAGACAGCAGTTCCGAAAGTATGTGGAGATGATATGGAATTCTATTATGTGCAAAGGTTTGATGAGCTTGAAAAAGGATATTCAGGCATTTGGGAACCTGTCACGAAAAAGAAGGCGAAAGGTGACTCGGTGCTTGTGCTCTTACCTGGAAGTGCGTTTGACCGGAATCGGAACCGGATCGGATATGGAAAAGGATTTTATGATAAATATCTCATAAAGCATCAGCAATATCGAACACTTGCTCTTGCGTTTGAATTTCAGGTAGTGGATTCCATTCCCACAGACAGTTATGATATTCGACCGGACGGAATTATTACGGAGGAGACTTATTATGTTTGA
- a CDS encoding pyridoxamine kinase: MRPVKKVALLHDLCGVGKAALTNMVPVLSVMGIEACPIPTILLSTHTGGYGKPAMEKISTTYIRECADHYVANQVTFDLIFVGYLGSEGMIEAVEYFLSCFPDTEVIIDPIMGDHGRYYTNFDSSYGESMRRLLPYASIIMPNITEGCLLTQTSCSENMIQETILTICQDLEKAGAKKIVMTSVPCASGRKGIVLYENGEMQLFEKECLACEYHGTGDTFDGVFVGAYLNNKSLEESLELAHAFVYACMKESERYDYEEREGLIIERNLYMLV; the protein is encoded by the coding sequence ATGAGACCAGTAAAAAAGGTGGCATTGTTACATGATTTATGCGGCGTCGGAAAAGCGGCGTTGACCAATATGGTTCCGGTTCTGAGTGTCATGGGGATTGAGGCTTGCCCAATTCCGACGATTTTACTATCCACCCATACAGGGGGATATGGAAAACCTGCCATGGAAAAGATATCGACAACATATATTCGGGAATGTGCGGATCACTATGTTGCAAATCAGGTGACGTTCGATTTGATATTTGTCGGATATTTAGGCAGTGAGGGTATGATTGAGGCAGTTGAATATTTTCTTTCCTGCTTTCCCGACACAGAAGTTATTATTGATCCGATCATGGGAGATCACGGCAGATATTATACGAATTTTGACAGCTCTTATGGCGAATCTATGAGACGGCTCCTTCCGTATGCAAGTATTATCATGCCGAATATTACAGAAGGATGTCTTCTCACCCAAACTTCCTGCTCAGAAAATATGATACAGGAAACAATTCTTACAATTTGTCAGGATTTGGAAAAAGCCGGAGCAAAAAAAATTGTTATGACAAGCGTTCCCTGCGCTTCTGGAAGAAAGGGAATTGTCCTCTACGAGAACGGAGAGATGCAACTGTTTGAAAAAGAGTGCCTTGCCTGTGAATACCACGGAACCGGGGATACGTTTGACGGTGTATTTGTGGGGGCATATTTAAACAATAAGTCACTTGAAGAATCATTAGAGCTTGCTCATGCATTTGTATATGCATGTATGAAAGAAAGCGAGCGTTATGATTATGAAGAACGAGAAGGATTGATCATAGAAAGAAATCTCTATATGCTTGTATAA
- the mutS gene encoding DNA mismatch repair protein MutS — MSSSTLTPMMQQYMETKEQYKDCILFYRLGDFYEMFFDDALTVTKELDITLTGKNCGLEERAPMCGVPYHAVEGYLTRLVQKGYKVAICEQVEDPKLAKGIVKREVVRIVTPGTNINTQALDETKNNYIMCIVYIADRYGLSVADVSTGDYFVTELDSGRKLLDEIAKFFPSEIICNESLYMSGLDLEDLKNRLGITIYSLDAWYFDDGMCTKVLKDHFKVSSLEGLGLTDYNCGLIAAGALLQYLYETQKTSLAHLTGIISYTTGKYMLLDSSSRRNLELCETLREKQKRGSLLWVLDKTKTAMGARTLRSFVEQPLIHREEVIKRLDAVGELKDDAISREEIREYLTPVYDLERLISKISYQSANPRDLIAFKSSLEMLPHIKYILGDMKTPLLQELYEELDTLEELCQLIQHAICEEPPLAMKEGGIIKEGYHPDVDKLRNAKTEGKTWLAELEAEEREKTGIKNLKIKYNKVFGYYLEVTNSYKELVPDYYTRKQTLANAERYIIPRLKELEDTILGAEDKLYALEYELYCNVRDTIADEVVRIQKTAKAIAQIDVFASLALVAERNNYVRPKINEKGVIDIKNGRHPVVEKMIPNDMFIANDTYLDDKKNRVSIITGPNMAGKSTYMRQTALIVLMAQIGSFVPAETANIGIVDRIFTRVGASDDLASGQSTFMVEMTEVANILRNATSKSLLILDEIGRGTSTFDGLSIAWAVVEHISNGKLLGAKTLFATHYHELTELEGKIDSVNNYCIAVKEKGDDIVFLRKIVKGGADKSYGIQVAKLAGVPESVIARAKEIVSELSEADITTRVRDISVQSADTKKKMKKYDEVDLAQMSLFDTVKDDDVLKELEELDVAHLTPMDALNTIHRLQNKLKNRW, encoded by the coding sequence ATGAGTAGTAGTACATTAACTCCAATGATGCAGCAATATATGGAGACAAAAGAACAGTACAAAGACTGCATCTTATTTTATAGATTAGGTGATTTTTATGAAATGTTCTTTGATGATGCGCTTACCGTCACCAAAGAACTGGACATTACATTAACCGGAAAAAACTGTGGACTTGAGGAACGGGCACCGATGTGCGGCGTTCCTTATCATGCTGTAGAGGGATATCTCACAAGATTAGTACAAAAGGGATATAAAGTTGCAATCTGTGAGCAGGTGGAAGATCCAAAGCTTGCAAAAGGTATCGTAAAGCGTGAAGTGGTTCGTATTGTGACTCCTGGGACGAATATTAACACACAGGCGTTGGATGAGACAAAAAATAATTATATTATGTGTATTGTTTACATTGCCGACCGCTATGGACTTTCGGTAGCAGATGTCTCCACCGGAGATTATTTTGTGACAGAACTCGACAGCGGGAGAAAGCTTTTAGATGAGATTGCAAAGTTTTTTCCATCTGAAATCATCTGTAATGAATCACTTTATATGAGCGGACTAGATCTTGAGGATCTGAAAAATCGGCTTGGAATCACGATTTATTCATTAGATGCATGGTATTTTGATGATGGGATGTGTACAAAAGTATTAAAAGACCACTTTAAAGTATCTTCGTTGGAAGGACTTGGACTGACAGATTATAACTGTGGTTTGATCGCTGCCGGTGCACTGCTTCAATATCTGTATGAGACGCAGAAGACTTCACTTGCACATCTGACAGGCATCATCAGCTACACAACCGGAAAATACATGCTCCTTGACAGCTCCTCCAGACGAAATCTGGAGCTGTGTGAGACTTTGCGCGAAAAGCAAAAAAGAGGATCTTTGTTATGGGTGCTTGATAAGACGAAGACTGCAATGGGAGCCAGAACACTTAGAAGTTTTGTGGAGCAACCACTTATTCATAGAGAAGAGGTCATAAAGCGACTAGATGCAGTAGGTGAGCTAAAAGATGATGCGATTTCCAGAGAAGAGATCCGGGAATATTTAACACCGGTATATGACCTGGAACGTCTGATCAGCAAGATCAGTTACCAGTCAGCAAATCCAAGAGATTTGATTGCATTTAAAAGTTCTTTGGAGATGCTTCCGCATATCAAATATATTTTGGGAGATATGAAGACTCCACTTTTGCAAGAATTATATGAAGAGCTGGATACACTTGAAGAGTTGTGCCAGTTAATTCAGCATGCAATCTGCGAGGAACCGCCGCTTGCAATGAAAGAGGGCGGTATTATCAAAGAAGGCTATCACCCGGATGTAGATAAGCTTCGCAATGCAAAGACGGAAGGAAAGACCTGGCTTGCTGAGCTGGAAGCAGAAGAGCGGGAAAAGACAGGCATCAAAAATTTAAAAATCAAGTACAATAAAGTATTTGGCTATTATTTAGAGGTGACGAATTCCTACAAGGAACTTGTCCCGGATTACTATACAAGAAAACAGACACTCGCCAATGCAGAGCGTTATATCATTCCGAGATTGAAAGAATTGGAAGATACTATTTTAGGCGCAGAAGATAAGCTGTATGCGTTGGAATATGAACTGTATTGCAATGTTCGAGACACGATTGCAGATGAGGTCGTTCGAATTCAAAAGACAGCGAAGGCAATCGCGCAGATCGATGTGTTTGCATCATTGGCACTCGTCGCAGAACGCAACAACTATGTGCGTCCGAAGATTAACGAAAAGGGCGTCATCGACATAAAAAACGGACGTCATCCGGTTGTGGAGAAGATGATTCCAAATGATATGTTTATTGCAAACGACACCTATCTGGATGATAAAAAGAATCGTGTGTCCATTATTACAGGACCGAATATGGCAGGAAAGTCCACTTATATGCGTCAGACAGCGCTGATTGTTCTCATGGCACAGATCGGTTCTTTCGTGCCTGCGGAGACAGCGAATATCGGAATTGTAGATCGTATTTTTACCCGTGTGGGAGCATCTGATGATCTTGCATCCGGACAGAGTACATTTATGGTGGAGATGACAGAGGTTGCAAATATTTTGCGAAATGCCACAAGCAAAAGTCTCTTAATCTTAGATGAAATCGGACGTGGGACAAGTACTTTTGACGGTCTTAGTATTGCCTGGGCAGTTGTGGAACATATCAGTAACGGTAAACTGTTGGGGGCAAAGACACTTTTTGCAACACATTATCACGAACTGACAGAACTGGAAGGAAAGATTGACAGTGTGAATAACTATTGTATCGCCGTCAAAGAAAAAGGAGACGATATTGTTTTCCTGCGAAAAATTGTGAAAGGCGGAGCAGACAAAAGCTATGGAATTCAAGTTGCAAAGCTTGCCGGCGTGCCGGAATCTGTTATTGCACGGGCAAAAGAAATTGTAAGTGAACTAAGTGAGGCTGATATCACAACAAGAGTACGTGACATTTCCGTGCAGTCTGCGGATACGAAAAAGAAAATGAAAAAATACGATGAGGTGGATCTGGCACAGATGTCGCTGTTTGACACGGTAAAGGATGATGATGTCTTAAAAGAACTGGAAGAGCTTGATGTTGCACATCTGACTCCGATGGATGCACTGAATACGATTCATCGTCTGCAGAACAAGCTGAAGAACAGATGGTAA
- the miaB gene encoding tRNA (N6-isopentenyl adenosine(37)-C2)-methylthiotransferase MiaB → MIRHRIGSYNKLRKDTYTLKNIETYLETIDITNEAPVNEPERQYYFMKKARAYVKQISDELQRPLTFCVTTFGCQMNARDSEKLVGVLEQIGYVEEPDEDKADFVIYNTCTVRENANMRVYGRLGQLKHVKKSNPHMMIGLCGCMMQEPEVVEKLKKSYRFVDLIFGTHNIYKFAELIATRFESERMVIDIWKDTDKIVEDLPSERKFSFKSGVNIMFGCNNFCSYCIVPYVRGRERSRNPKDIIREIETLVADGVVEVMLLGQNVNSYGKNLDEPMTFAELLQEIEKIEGLERIRFMTSHPKDLSDELIEVMRHSKKICKHLHLPVQSGSTEILKKMNRHYTKEQYLELVRKIKEAVPDISLTTDIIVGFPGETEEDFLETMDVVKKVRYDSAFTFIYSKRTGTPAAIMENQISDDVVKNRFDRLLKEVQEISAEVCSVHAGTTQPVLVESMNDHDDSLVTGRLSNNILVHFKGDESLIGKIVDVNLKECKGFYYLGEMK, encoded by the coding sequence ATGATCCGGCACAGAATCGGTTCATATAATAAATTACGAAAGGATACATATACATTGAAAAATATAGAGACTTATTTAGAGACAATCGATATAACAAATGAGGCGCCGGTTAATGAGCCGGAGCGCCAATATTATTTTATGAAAAAGGCACGTGCTTATGTGAAACAGATATCAGATGAACTGCAAAGACCATTGACGTTTTGTGTGACAACATTCGGATGTCAGATGAATGCAAGGGATTCAGAAAAACTTGTCGGTGTGCTCGAACAGATTGGATATGTGGAGGAACCTGATGAAGACAAAGCGGATTTTGTCATTTACAATACATGTACAGTACGTGAAAATGCAAATATGCGTGTTTACGGACGTCTTGGTCAGCTGAAACATGTCAAAAAATCCAATCCACACATGATGATCGGACTTTGCGGATGCATGATGCAAGAACCGGAAGTTGTAGAAAAATTAAAGAAAAGTTATCGCTTTGTAGATTTGATTTTCGGAACACATAATATTTATAAATTTGCAGAACTTATTGCCACTCGTTTCGAGTCAGAGAGAATGGTCATTGATATCTGGAAAGACACAGATAAGATCGTAGAAGATCTTCCAAGTGAGCGCAAGTTTTCGTTCAAATCCGGAGTCAATATCATGTTTGGATGTAATAATTTCTGCAGCTATTGTATCGTTCCATATGTCCGCGGACGTGAGCGGAGCCGAAATCCAAAAGATATTATCCGGGAGATTGAAACACTTGTTGCCGACGGTGTTGTGGAAGTGATGCTGCTTGGACAGAATGTCAATTCTTATGGGAAAAATTTGGATGAGCCGATGACTTTTGCAGAGCTTTTACAGGAAATTGAAAAAATTGAAGGGTTGGAACGAATTCGTTTCATGACCTCCCATCCAAAAGATTTATCCGATGAATTGATTGAGGTGATGCGTCACTCTAAGAAGATCTGTAAACATCTGCACCTTCCGGTTCAGTCAGGAAGTACTGAGATTCTGAAAAAGATGAATCGGCATTATACAAAAGAGCAGTATTTGGAGTTGGTACGCAAAATTAAAGAAGCAGTGCCGGATATTTCGCTGACAACTGATATCATTGTCGGATTCCCAGGCGAGACAGAGGAAGATTTTCTGGAGACAATGGATGTCGTGAAAAAGGTTCGCTATGACAGTGCATTTACATTCATCTACTCTAAACGGACCGGAACACCTGCTGCTATTATGGAGAATCAGATATCTGACGATGTTGTGAAAAATCGTTTTGACCGTCTGTTAAAAGAAGTTCAGGAGATTTCCGCAGAGGTGTGCAGTGTACACGCAGGAACTACACAGCCTGTTTTGGTAGAATCCATGAACGATCATGACGACTCACTTGTGACAGGTCGTCTGAGCAATAACATCTTGGTTCATTTTAAGGGAGATGAAAGTCTTATCGGGAAAATTGTTGATGTGAACCTGAAGGAATGTAAAGGATTTTATTATCTTGGAGAAATGAAATAA
- a CDS encoding DUF4250 domain-containing protein has protein sequence MFEELPKDPMLLLSVINTKLRDYYSNLDLLCEELQIDRKTLTKRLAEIDYEYDPAQNRFI, from the coding sequence ATGTTTGAAGAATTACCAAAAGACCCTATGCTCCTGTTGAGTGTAATCAACACTAAACTGCGGGATTATTATTCCAATTTGGATTTGCTTTGTGAGGAACTTCAGATTGACCGGAAAACCTTGACAAAGCGACTTGCAGAGATTGACTATGAATATGATCCGGCACAGAATCGGTTCATATAA